The window attttacccgtacacaacTTCATTTCAGAACAAGAAGAGGAAAAAATTGAGGAATCTAGAACTTATAATTAGTCGTGATAGGAGACCAACTTCTCCATTGACATGGAAGAGAGCCTTATAAGTATTAGAATTAGCTTTATATTTTATTCCAATGCAATTTGTATAATTTCATTTCGTAGACTTTGAAATGTAAACACTGACGTGGGAGCAACCGGTGGAGGGGTTGAAGTAAACAAAGAATTGAAGTGATAGGTATACCGGCCACCCCAATTCTGATTACAAAGATTTTCCCTAAATAAATTAACTAACAAGGTAAGATAACCTTATTAAATGCTAAAGTGAAGATACAATGTTCAAGGAATTAATCTATTATCTTTTGCCTTTTGTATCCAGAAAATGAAGGAATTGGTGGAATTCCTGAAGCCCATAAAACCATGCTCTTTGCTGCGATTTATGCTGCTCAACCTATTACTCCCTCCAGCCAGTATCATATCTGCAAATTGCCATAAGCCAACCTCTTCTAACGTGGTGGAAACCAAGTTATTGTCTCTCACAATCTTATCCCACACATGCCCCTTATCTTTCATCATCTCAGCCAAGCAAATATGCTTCTCGGTCTCGTTGAATCCCACATATTCTACTCCAATCTGTTCAGCCAACACCTTCCACAAATGCTTCCATTTGAACACATCGCCGTTGGTAATATTGAATGCTTTGTTCTGCGCCCGCGGGCAGAGTGCAGCCCAAATTTGATGCTCTGCCACCAAATCAGCGTCTGATGCGTTAGAGTAACTATCCCAACGGACTTTTGTCCCTGGAAACGTCAGTGGAACGCGTTCGTATTTGCATATTGTTGCATACACACAAAGCGTTCCAACAATGTTCAATGTGCTATGAGGTGAAAATCCGAAAATCAGATCTGGCCTGTGGACGGACCATGTTATACTTGGTTTTCTGGAGATCTCGTCAAGCAGTACATCTTCTAACGTGTAATAAAAGTTGTGAATATTTTCCAACCTTTCCATCTCTTCAGTGAAAGGTGGATCATGGGAAATAGTATGAATTTTCCCATCAACTGATCTATGTATCCCCATATAGTGCATCGCGCCTGTCTGGAGACAGATGTGGCGCAAATTTGGTGCATTTGAGATGATTGCATTGAGGACATTGTGAAGCATGGTTGCATTAATTTCGCAGTGTTTGGCCATAGAAAGGTCAAAAGCCGAAGTCACCCAGAAGATGTGTGTCACATCTTCCAGGGTCGATAACTTGGCTTGAGTGTCAGTTGCCACAGAGACATCGCACTGAATATATGTGACTTTAGCATTCCGGACTGGTGTCTCCCGTCGTGCCACACCATAGACCTTCCACGGACCGCCCCGGCTGTCAGTGGAAGAGAGTGTTTCGGCCAAGCTGTTGCCAACCACGCCGGTGACTCCAATGACCAGGCCAACATTTTGGTTGCTCTCATGATTTGTTGTTTCATAATAGTCAACATTTTGCTGTGAACCAAAAGTTTTTGCATGCATTTTGTTTGAGAAAATTTAAATACTACCCAAACTATAGTAATAGCAGAAGGAAATTCAAACATATTGTTTTTTTGGGAAATAATCTAGCAAATTTGTACTTGCCTGTGTAGTATTGGTAGATCTTGACCACCACCAGTTCATTCTGAGAAGTGCGCTAGCTGATTGCAAAAATCTGTAGGAGGCGCAACAGAGACGTTTCAATGGAATGGTGAAGTATGAATAATTTCATTTAATCTGACCTCAAAGTGGAATTGGTTGGCGTTGTTCTTAGCCTCTGTATTCTAATACTAATTGCTCAGAGTGAAAACTATGATTACTAGGCCGTGATGCACACCTATTATGTTTTCTCATCACCGTCttatagaaaaagaaaatgaatgaaTAGAATTAATCAATGACATGTATATGTTAAGAACTTAAGCCCTATGACATTTCGTTGATTGGACATAAGAAATAATACTCCTGTCATGGTTACTGATCTATCCGTTCACCCCAAATGAGTACTCCCTTCCTTCCACTTTAAGTCCTTCCTTCTACTTTAAgtaattttttggcttttttttgtggtccacaatatctgtttttttttttccagatatcAAGTAATTAACATCTTTTTTCCAAAGTTGGTCTTGGAGTAAAGAGCCTAACAGTTGTTTGTTATATATTCAATTAGCAAATTaaagttaatatggtcaattttattattgATTAATGCTAAAAGATGAATTCCTTAATAAGTgtgaaaatagccaaaaatcacttaaaatggaccggagggagtactatTCAAGAGCTAGTCGCACCCCAATAACAACAATTTATTGCACCAAGACATAGGTGTTGGGTGACAAGGTGTGTGTGCATGTGAACTCCAATGACCAGGCCAACATTTTGGTTGCTCTCATAATAGTTTAAGACTTCATCAACAAGACACTTCAGCATTACATGAACTTTCCATTACCATCTAAGTTGCACCAGAGGTCGAATGCAGTATATATGAATCACTATATAGGACTTTTCTTCCTAGTTTATAGTCGGAGGCATGTTTATACACATATTATGAGGCGTAATTGTGTAGCCTGGGATTTGTTGGGTTAAATGTCCTAATTAACAAACTTAACGAATTAATCCTCCATAGATAAATGTTGGTCTGACATTTTGGGGGCCAGATATGTAACGTAAGGGAGTCCCTCTAATCATAGTAAAGGAAAGTGTATAACAGGAAGATATTTTTGTAAACTGAATAGACAAAATACTAGCAGACTAGCAGTATatatgtttgaccaaaaaatattgaaatatttttgattaaatcaattaaagaagatgaagaggtaaatcttaATCAAGCATAATAAACTCCAGATCTATAAACAAATCAGAAAATGATGCATCAGATAAAATAGGGGTGATCAATCTTATAGAtgttttttcatttcttctctcATCAATCGATggaaatatttgttttttcttcCTTCTTGCCGAGAAGATTACACAGGAGAGGAAAAAGAGGAAAACGCCTCCCATTCTAGGAAGGTTCCCTCCCTATATATAATTATGGAATCCTTGATATGTTCTCGGGTCAATGCACCTTCATACCATGTCTGTTTTCGTCGTTCTCTGAGTACTATTTTTCGACTTAGCGGGTATTGTGAGTAAGTGGTTTGGAACAAATCATGTCGTCTTTCACTATCTCGCCGCTTGGACGGGATCCAAGTTGGGTCGACCGCAgcagtcagattttgaccaatacagttagtccctc of the Nicotiana tabacum cultivar K326 chromosome 7, ASM71507v2, whole genome shotgun sequence genome contains:
- the LOC107770580 gene encoding (S)-8-oxocitronellyl enol synthase CYC2-like, with protein sequence MHAKTFGSQQNVDYYETTNHESNQNVGLVIGVTGVVGNSLAETLSSTDSRGGPWKVYGVARRETPVRNAKVTYIQCDVSVATDTQAKLSTLEDVTHIFWVTSAFDLSMAKHCEINATMLHNVLNAIISNAPNLRHICLQTGAMHYMGIHRSVDGKIHTISHDPPFTEEMERLENIHNFYYTLEDVLLDEISRKPSITWSVHRPDLIFGFSPHSTLNIVGTLCVYATICKYERVPLTFPGTKVRWDSYSNASDADLVAEHQIWAALCPRAQNKAFNITNGDVFKWKHLWKVLAEQIGVEYVGFNETEKHICLAEMMKDKGHVWDKIVRDNNLVSTTLEEVGLWQFADMILAGGSNRLSSINRSKEHGFMGFRNSTNSFIFWIQKAKDNRLIP